The Procambarus clarkii isolate CNS0578487 chromosome 91, FALCON_Pclarkii_2.0, whole genome shotgun sequence genome includes a region encoding these proteins:
- the ScsbetaG gene encoding succinate--CoA ligase [GDP-forming] subunit beta, mitochondrial — MASTVSRCLSRGVFLPLQTLIQPKIPVRYLNLLEYQSKVLLDNHGVTVQRFRILDSHKDAAKASKSLNAAEYVVKAQILAGGRGKGHFDNGFKGGVHLTKDCEEVANLVEKMVGHKLVTKQTPKDGILVNKVMVAESVDILRETYFCILMDREYNGPVLIASPDGGVDIEEVAEKTPERLMTQPIDIYEGITDEMALKVADFLKFEGPLREKCAKEVKGVWNMFLNVDATQIEINPLIETPQGQVVAVDAKIQFDDNAEFRQKDIFAQEDFSENDPREVDAASHNLTYIGMDGNIGCLVNGAGLAMATMDIIKLHGGSPANFLDLGGGVQEHQVEHALRILTSDDSVKALFVNIFGGIVNTATIANGLVKVLRDRDINIPLVVRLEGTNVEEAKHILATSGCPIQSASDLDDGARKAVAAIS, encoded by the exons ATGGCTTCCACCGTCTCACGCTGCCTCTCCAGGGGTGTTTTTCTACCCTTGCAGACGCTAATTCAACCCAAA ATTCCTGTACGATATCTCAACTTGCTGGAATACCAGAGCAAGGTTTTGCTGGACAATCATGGAGTTACCGTACAGAGGTTTCGTATCCTTGACTCGCATAAAGATGCAGCAAAGGCTTCCAAATCCCTTA ATGCTGCTGAGTATGTAGTGAAAGCTCAGATATTGGCAGGTGGGCGTGGAAAGGGACATTTTGATAACGGCTTTAAAGGCGGTGTTCATCTTACTAAAGA CTGTGAAGAAGTGGCAAATTTAGTGGAGAAGATGGTTGGCCATAAGCTGGTCACGAAGCAGACCCCTAAGGATGGCATCCTCGTTAACAAGGTTATGGTCGCCGAGTCTGTCGATATCCTTCGTGAAACATACTTTTGCATCCTTATGGACAG AGAATATAACGGCCCTGTACTGATTGCAAGTCCAGATGGTGGTGTGGATATTGAGGAAGTAGCGGAGAAGACTCCCGAGCGTCTGATGACGCAGCCCATTGATATATACGAAGGAATTACAGACGAGATGGCCCTCAAGGTTGCAGACTTTCTTAAATTTGAAGGACCATTGAGGGAGAAA TGCGCTAAAGAGGTGAAGGGTGTCTGGAACATGTTCCTTAATGTAGATGCAACTCAGATTGAAATAAATCCATTGATTGAGACCCCCCAAGGGCAGGTTGTGGCAGTTGATGCAAAGATTCAGTTTGATGATAATGCTGAATTCAG ACAAAAGGACATATTTGCTCAGGAGGACTTTAGTGAAAATGATCCGAGAGAAGTGGATGCTGCTAGCCACAATCTCACATACATTGGCATGGATGGAAACATTGGCTGCTTAG TTAATGGAGCAGGTTTAGCAATGGCCACAATGGACATAATTAAGTTACATGGAGGCTCACCTGCTAACTTCTTGGATCTTGGTGGAGGTGTGCAAGAACATCAGGTGGAACATGCTCTCAGGATTCTTACCTCAG acgaTTCTGTAAAAGCTCTTTTTGTGAACATATTTGGTGGCATAGTAAACACAGCCACCATTGCTAATGGTCTCGTGAAAGTTTTACGAGACAGAGACATCAACATTCCATTGGTGGTCAGGCTGGAAG GAACaaatgtagaagaagctaaacatATTTTAGCTACGTCTGGATGCCCTATCCAGTCTGCGAGTGACTTGGATGATGGTGCTAGGAAGGCTGTGGCAGCTATCAGCTAG